The Methanosarcina barkeri MS DNA window AATAGCCTGCGGCGGCTACAACCCTTCCCCAGTTTGGGTCCTTTCCAAAAATTGCTGACTTAACCAGAGGAGAACGTACAATTGCCTTTGCAGCAAATTTAGCGTCCTCATGTGTTTTTGCGCCCACTACCCTAGCTTCAATAAGTTTTGTAGCTCCTTCTCCGTCTTTTGCCATTTTCTTTGCAAGCTCGGTGAAGACATAAATCAGCCCCTCCTCAAAGTCATCCAGACAATCCATACAGGGCTTGACTCCAGACTTGCAGGTGGAAGTAAGGAGTACCATGTCGTTTGTGCTTGTGTCCCCATCCACCACAACCATATTGAAAGTTTTATCCACTGCTATTCTGAGAGCAGCATCCAGTACGTCGGCAGGCACTTTCGCATCGGTATATGCAAAACAGAGCATAGTTCCCATATTGGGCTCGATCATCCCCGAACCTTTGGCAATTGCTCCGATCCTGATCCCGCAGTCCATCTCAATAGCTACTTCTTTTATGACTCTATCCGTGGTCATCATTGCTTTTGCAGCTTCACGACTGCACTCAGGAGAACTGCCCAGCCCATTGAGAACTTCAGGAAGATGTTCCGTGATTAAGGAGACATCAAGCCTTCTGCCAATTACTCCTGTCGAGGCAACTGCAACCGTGTCAGCTTCAAGACCAAGATTCTGGGCAAGTACGGATGCCATCTCCATAGCATCCAGAAAGCCGTCATCACCTGTAAAGGCATTAGCGTTTCCGCTATTTACAATTAATCCCGAAAGACGGTGATGAGTATCAATTACTCCCTTACTAAGAGTAACCGGAGCTGCCGTGACCTTATTTTTTGTAAAAACGCCTGCTGCCGGCCCCTCTGCAAGAATAACAGTCAATCCCAGTTTTCCGGCTTTAATCCCGTTTGCAGATACGCCCTTTACTGCACAGATTCCACCTTCGATTTCCTTCATGAAAGACTCTCCTTTTTCCTCAGAGCTTTGCAAGACCTTTGATAATATCACCGCGAGTAATGATCCCCACCACGCGGTTGTCTTCAGTTACAGGAAGCCTGTTGATCCTGTGCCTTATCATATGCTCGGATGCCTCTTCAATAGATGCCTCGGAAGAGATCGTGTGCACATCCCTTATCATAATCTCTTCTATCTTTGTGGAACCCACATCAGAGAGCATATTCTTTGTTTCCTCCCAGCCAAGGAGTTCCCTGATAGGAACCTCTATAACCTCAAAGGGGCTTGGAAGCCAGAGTTCCCCCTTTTCGGGGAGTATCAGCAGTTTTAACAAGTCCGCTTCGCTTATGATTCCCACAAGCTCCTCACCTTCAAGGACAGGTGCTCCACTTATATCGTTTTCCTTCAGGATTCTTGCCGCTTCCCGGACTGTATCATCAGGCTTACAGAAAACAACGTTCGGGTTCATGACATCTTTTACCTTCATCTGACTATACCCCTTGAGACAAATTTTATTCTTTAATTTAATCCGTCACCAGTTATATTTTCTTGCTTTGGCTATGCTTACGGAGCCGCAGCAGGCATCCAGAGCCCAGATTTCTCGTCCAGCCCGAACATAAGGTTCATATTCTGAATAGCCTGCCCTGATGCGCCTTTGACCAGGTTATCGATTGCCGAGAGGACAACAACCCTGTTATTTTCTTTATCAGCTTCAAAGCTTATATCGCAGAAGTTAGAACCTCTGACTGCGGTTAGGGAGGGAACTCCTGAAGGGAACCTTATAAACGGCCTGTCCCTGTAAAATTCCTCGTAAATCGTCTTTAAGTCGTCCGCGGAGAGAGGTTCCTTTGTAAAGAGGTGAGCAGTTGTAAAGATCCCCCTGATAGATGGAATTACGTGGGGAGTGAAATTGATGTTCCTAAGCTTTCCTTCAAGCCCTGTCAGTTCCTGGACAATTTCAGCCTTATGCCTGTGAGCTGTAAGTTTGTATGGGATGATATTTTCCGCCAGGTTTGGATAATGTGAGTTTTGAGTGGGCGAGATCCCTGCTCCTGAGATTCCTGTCTTGGAATCAAAAACCGCAATATCGAGAAGTCCAGCTGCTGCAAGTGGTGCTGCTGCAAGGATTGAACCTGTAGGAAAACATCCTGGATTTGCCACGAAATTCTCTTTTGCAACTTCGGGGTGGAGCTCTACAAGCCCGTAAACAGCATTCCTTGGGTCACTATGCTTTATCCCGTAGATTTTCTCAAATTCCGAGGTTTCAAGCCTATAGTCTGCGCTAAGGTCAACAACCTTAGTGTTGCCATCAAGCAGTTCAGGTACATAGTTCATGGCAGATCCGTGAGGTACTGCAAGAAAGACTACGTCACAACGCTCCCTGATATCTTCAGAATCAGGATTTTCATAATTGAGGTCGAGAAAACCTTCAAGATGCTTATGAGTGCTCGTTACGGGCTTCCCTGCAAGACTTCGGGAAGTTGCCAGCTCCAGCTTAACATTTGGGTGGTTAACGAGCAAGCGCAGGAGTTCTCCTCCCGTATATCCCGAAGCTCCTATTATTCCAGCCTTAATCATAAGTGTCACTGCCTGTGTAATACTAATACAAGATAATTAAATTTGTTATTGGAAAAAACAAATATAAAATCTGTTTCTATTATTAATTGATGTTACGAGATCTGCTCGAAAAGCTGGCTCCGGCTGCAGAGCCATACCTTTTTCTTCTTAAATACAGTTTTTCAAAGTATATATCAGCTTGTAATCGATATCAGTAGATATTCTGTTCATAATTGAATAATAAAGGGAATTAGATATGATCTCTCGAAATCGAATTAGAAAGTGAGTTAGTAGATATGTTGAGTTAGATATGTTGAGTTAGATATGTTGAGTTAGATATGCTTGTTCATAAACAGATCTCAAAGGAAATCTACTTGATAATTGAGAATTTTTCCTGAAAGCTTCTGCCTTGAGTCCAAACCTACTGCTGATTGCTTACTTTCGTAAAGGACCAGAAGTTTACTTTCCGCGGCTCAGAGCATCTAGCTAGAAGCTGCTTAATCATAAGGAAGTCTTATAAAGGAAACTCCCCAAATTTGTCAGTAAATTAAATTGTGAAGGTTTTCTTTCATTATTCTATAGAGAACGATTCATATAATTTTAAATCAGTAAGACTTAAATTTTTTAATATATAAATATATTCCAGATGAGAATTGCTAAGGCACTTAGCGCCGGAAACAGAAAGTTCACAGATAGTTCACAGGTAAATGATTTTATCTTTGGAGAATCTTTTACTATATAGGAAAATTTGCTATATACCCCTTAAAGTTTCAGGAAGAAAAAAATCATGAACAAGAAGAAGAAAATCTATCTTGCAGGCCCCCTCTTCAGTCATGCAGAACTCGAATATAACCGTAGATTGAGAGATTTGCTTCTCAGTAAAGGCTTTTCGGTTTTTTTGCCCCAGGAAGACGCAGAGGATACCATAGACGAACGCGAAAAACTGAACCAAGAATGTATTTTCAATAAATGTGTAGAAGGTGTAGACGGTTCTGACATTGTAGTTGCAGTCCTTGATGGTGTGGATGTAGATTCAGGAACTGCCTGGGAGATAGGCTACGCTTATGCAAAGGAAAAGCCTGTTATCGGGGTTCGAACCGACTTTCGTTCTCTCTCCGACGGGATTGTTAACCTTATGGTAGAAATGGCTATAGTCTCCCTTGCAAAGAATGAAGACGAACTGCTGAAAATAATAGAAAAATTCAGGTAACTAGCACCGGCTTCTAACTGTTTCTATTCCTTAAATTTTTGATTCTGGACTATTTTTGGTTCTAGACTATTTTTGGTTCTAGACTATTTTTGGTTCTAGACTATTTTTGAGTCTGGACTATTTTTGAGTCTGGACTTTTGAGTCTGGACTTTTGAGTCTGGACTTTTGAGTCTGGACTATTTTTGGTCCTAGCCTTTCTTTGGTCCCAACTTTCCTTTGCTCAGAACTACTTTTGACCCAAATTGCTTTTCCCGTTCACCAAAATATACTCTTGAAGACAAAATCCAGATAACATATAAGGAGTTGTACTGGCGCACTTCGTTGCTTGCATGGATCTGTTCACGCCACCGCTTTAAATATGGGGTTTAAAGAAATTATTAATGATTAGAGTTTCAGTTTAATAACTTGAAGACACAACCAACTATCGGTTTCCTTAGATTAGTTATATTTTTGCGGTTGAGGGCATATGTAATACGAACAAAAAAGATAGGTTCCGAAGTAAAATAGGCATGATTAAAGATGAAGCCAAATATGCAGGTTTTGAAAATCTGATGTACAGGCTTATTTTTTCTCGACATTGAACTTTGAGATCTCCAGGAACCAATAGCCTCCTCTTAAGACCATTTCACTCTCCATGACCTTTATTTTGTTTTTGAACAACGGGCCGTCGGTAACAAAAGTATGGAACTCCCCGTTTTCACCACACGGATCGATTGAAGGATTGTGATTTTTCAGGTCGCGTATGAAATTTTCATTGATCTTTCGGCCCAGCCACTCTTTCCCTAGCAAATCGGCTTTGACGCTGAGCAAGATCGCCTCAAACCCAGAATCTATGAGGTCATTTATGATCTGTTCGGAATTCCTCTGCCAGAGAGGCATTATTAACTCGAGGCCCAGTTCCCCACAGATCCTGTCTACAAGGTTTTTGTGTGTGTCAATATGCCCAAAAACAGCCCCATCTATTTTCTCCCCGCTATCCCTTAAATTACGGACCACTTTTTTGAACTCCTGTTCATATGAAACAAAGTCTTTATGGATAAGAGGAATTCCAAGCGCCTCAGCTTGTGCATAAACCAGGTCAGGACTGATGTCATGGGAGCCACGCCTCTGAATTTCCCTGAAGTTCAGAAGATGGGAGACCTCAAAACCTTTTGAGATTGCCCTGTAACATGCGAAACAACCGTCCTTTCCTCCGGTCCACGAAACAACCACCCTGCCTTTATCGATCTTGCTTTCATCGATTTTGCTTTCATCGATCTCGCTTTCATCGATCTCGCTTTCATCGATCTCGCTTTCATCGTTCTTAATCGAAGTTGGATTGGTACTCATCTCCCATATACATGCACAATTCGAAAAAAAAGATTTTGTTTTTTACTGGCCTTCTGCATGAGTAGTCCTCAAAATCTCCCTGAAGCCAGGCTTCTTTCCGTAAATCAGCAAATAAGCTATTGAAGAGTCGATCGGCTTGAAAGCACGATAATTCGTGGGCAGAGACAAAGAGGATGAAGAGGAGTTATAAAGATGACCTATATAATAATGAAGTGGAAAACCTTCTCTTCGTAATTAAATATGTAATTACATCAAATTGCAATTAATTGAGAAAAGATCAATTGCAGAAGCTAAAATCTATAACGATTATTAAGTAAAAAAATTTTAATATAGTATGCCTGACATAGTAACTACTGGAGGTTAAAATAGTGACCTTTGTGAACGGCTATACTTTTAGAAAAGTGAAAACTTCACATGGGCCTGATATGTACGTCTCCAGATATGGGAAGCTGGTAAAGATCGTGCCATTCAGTCCACAGGTGGAGTTCTCTGAAAAATACACCAGTGACTTGATCCACCAAATCGAGTCAGTGGAGTGAAATAATAGCAAGTTTTTCCGACTTTTTCTTTTTGATTCGGACTTATTTTTGTGAAAGCTTTTTTTCAGGCCGAGGCTCTTTCGGTCTGGCATTTTTTAGACTACTTTTACTATATATATAGCTTGTGCTTTTTATAATTTTTTATACACAGTTGTTACGCTCAGAAATTTTCAGGGATTTTCAGGAATTTTCAAGGACTTTCAGGGACTTTCAGTTTAGAATACCTGATTTATGAAAGCATTTGTTAACTTTACATAGGTAAAAGAAACCTTAACAAATAGAAAGCAGGTAAAATAATCTTCAATTACAGGGAAAAGCATAAATGTTAGAAATTATAGGGAAACCATTAAGTTGATCATGGAATAAGAAAAATCGATGAATGACCAATATAAAGGAAAGTCGATGAATTGCTCCAAAATATAAAGGAAAGTTGATGAATTGATTAGAAGCTACAGGAAAACAGATCTTGAAGAGATGGTAAAGATCTGGTACGAAGCCTCAGTTATTGCACATTTCTTTATCCCTGCCTCGTTCTGGGCTTCGCAAAAGAACGCAATGAAGGAGGAGTACCTTCCACTCGCCGAAAACTTTGTTTTTGAGGAAGAAGGGCAGATTTCAGGATTCATCTCCCTTGTTGGGAAACATGTCTGCGCCCTTTTCGTTGCGCCGGAAATGCAGGGTCGAGGAATTGGCAGAGCTCTTTTAGAATATGCAAAAACCCTGAAAGGGAGGCTCTCTCTCAAAGTTTACAGAGAAAACGAGAGTGCCTTTCACTTTTATGAAAAGTGTGGGTTTGTGGCGACTGGTGAAGAGATTGATGAGTATACAGGTTGTGCGCAGATCTTGATGGAATGGAAATAAAATCAGGTAAATTCAAAAATAGAAAGGATCTGTTGACGGGCTGGAGATTTAAACACGTTATTTTGAGGAACTGAGGGATTTTAAT harbors:
- the argJ gene encoding bifunctional ornithine acetyltransferase/N-acetylglutamate synthase; the encoded protein is MKEIEGGICAVKGVSANGIKAGKLGLTVILAEGPAAGVFTKNKVTAAPVTLSKGVIDTHHRLSGLIVNSGNANAFTGDDGFLDAMEMASVLAQNLGLEADTVAVASTGVIGRRLDVSLITEHLPEVLNGLGSSPECSREAAKAMMTTDRVIKEVAIEMDCGIRIGAIAKGSGMIEPNMGTMLCFAYTDAKVPADVLDAALRIAVDKTFNMVVVDGDTSTNDMVLLTSTCKSGVKPCMDCLDDFEEGLIYVFTELAKKMAKDGEGATKLIEARVVGAKTHEDAKFAAKAIVRSPLVKSAIFGKDPNWGRVVAAAGYSGAELEQELLSLSFSGGGEVVELVNSGEISSSSDLKLLKKIMANEEIVITLDLNLGEEQATAWGCDLTYDYVRINAEYTT
- a CDS encoding CBS domain-containing protein, which gives rise to MKVKDVMNPNVVFCKPDDTVREAARILKENDISGAPVLEGEELVGIISEADLLKLLILPEKGELWLPSPFEVIEVPIRELLGWEETKNMLSDVGSTKIEEIMIRDVHTISSEASIEEASEHMIRHRINRLPVTEDNRVVGIITRGDIIKGLAKL
- the argC gene encoding N-acetyl-gamma-glutamyl-phosphate reductase yields the protein MIKAGIIGASGYTGGELLRLLVNHPNVKLELATSRSLAGKPVTSTHKHLEGFLDLNYENPDSEDIRERCDVVFLAVPHGSAMNYVPELLDGNTKVVDLSADYRLETSEFEKIYGIKHSDPRNAVYGLVELHPEVAKENFVANPGCFPTGSILAAAPLAAAGLLDIAVFDSKTGISGAGISPTQNSHYPNLAENIIPYKLTAHRHKAEIVQELTGLEGKLRNINFTPHVIPSIRGIFTTAHLFTKEPLSADDLKTIYEEFYRDRPFIRFPSGVPSLTAVRGSNFCDISFEADKENNRVVVLSAIDNLVKGASGQAIQNMNLMFGLDEKSGLWMPAAAP
- a CDS encoding nucleoside 2-deoxyribosyltransferase, with amino-acid sequence MNKKKKIYLAGPLFSHAELEYNRRLRDLLLSKGFSVFLPQEDAEDTIDEREKLNQECIFNKCVEGVDGSDIVVAVLDGVDVDSGTAWEIGYAYAKEKPVIGVRTDFRSLSDGIVNLMVEMAIVSLAKNEDELLKIIEKFR
- a CDS encoding Dph6-related ATP pyrophosphatase; the protein is MSTNPTSIKNDESEIDESEIDESEIDESKIDESKIDKGRVVVSWTGGKDGCFACYRAISKGFEVSHLLNFREIQRRGSHDISPDLVYAQAEALGIPLIHKDFVSYEQEFKKVVRNLRDSGEKIDGAVFGHIDTHKNLVDRICGELGLELIMPLWQRNSEQIINDLIDSGFEAILLSVKADLLGKEWLGRKINENFIRDLKNHNPSIDPCGENGEFHTFVTDGPLFKNKIKVMESEMVLRGGYWFLEISKFNVEKK
- a CDS encoding N-acetyltransferase, with amino-acid sequence MIRSYRKTDLEEMVKIWYEASVIAHFFIPASFWASQKNAMKEEYLPLAENFVFEEEGQISGFISLVGKHVCALFVAPEMQGRGIGRALLEYAKTLKGRLSLKVYRENESAFHFYEKCGFVATGEEIDEYTGCAQILMEWK